A window of the Candidatus Paraluminiphilus aquimaris genome harbors these coding sequences:
- a CDS encoding D-alanine--D-alanine ligase → MSEVFKDMSVTVLMGGNSAERTISLKSGTAVANALTEAGAIVTRLDTATTGWHHNLPLETFVFNLLHGVGGEDGSVQGLLDCLGVPYSGSGVLGSALCMDKAKTKLVWRSAGLPTPAFEMIDSDSDLSSVIDRLGPVFVKPVSEGSSVGMSMASDADSLKQALLLASQSRVAIMAEAHINGDEFTVAIVSGKALPPIKITPASTFYDFDAKYVSGETRFECPAPLSSSESEALQTLALKAFEASGAKAWGRVDVMRDAEGWQLLEVNTIPGMTEHSLVPKAAAAAGLSFTDLLAEIYLASVVDGSPVCGPEEDRDGP, encoded by the coding sequence ATGAGTGAGGTCTTCAAAGACATGAGTGTGACCGTACTCATGGGTGGAAATTCTGCAGAGCGCACGATTTCGCTAAAAAGTGGCACTGCGGTGGCAAACGCGCTGACAGAGGCGGGCGCCATCGTCACGCGTCTCGATACGGCGACTACGGGGTGGCATCACAACCTTCCGCTGGAAACGTTTGTGTTCAATCTTCTTCACGGCGTCGGGGGAGAGGATGGCAGCGTGCAGGGCTTGCTCGATTGTTTGGGCGTACCTTATTCAGGCTCGGGCGTCCTGGGAAGTGCGCTTTGCATGGATAAAGCCAAGACAAAGTTAGTCTGGCGAAGTGCAGGCTTGCCAACACCTGCGTTTGAAATGATTGATTCAGACAGCGATCTGTCATCCGTGATCGATCGCCTAGGCCCCGTATTTGTAAAACCCGTTTCCGAGGGGTCCTCGGTCGGCATGTCGATGGCCAGCGACGCAGATAGTCTTAAGCAGGCTTTATTGCTCGCCTCGCAATCACGGGTTGCGATTATGGCTGAGGCGCACATTAACGGTGATGAGTTTACCGTAGCCATTGTGTCCGGTAAGGCCTTGCCGCCAATAAAGATAACGCCTGCGTCTACGTTTTATGACTTTGATGCCAAGTATGTCTCGGGCGAAACACGGTTTGAGTGCCCAGCACCACTGTCGTCGTCCGAGTCTGAGGCTTTGCAAACGCTGGCGCTGAAAGCGTTTGAGGCATCGGGCGCCAAAGCGTGGGGACGGGTTGATGTCATGCGCGATGCTGAGGGTTGGCAGCTCCTTGAGGTGAATACTATCCCTGGAATGACCGAGCATAGCCTCGTACCGAAGGCGGCGGCTGCAGCGGGGCTGAGTTTTACGGACCTCCTCGCCGAAATCTATCTTGCGTCTGTCGTCGACGGTTCCCCCGTGTGTGGGCCTGAGGAGGATCGAGATGGCCCGTAA
- the murC gene encoding UDP-N-acetylmuramate--L-alanine ligase — translation MRRIQRIHFVGIGGSGMSGIAEVLVGLNYTVSGSDIAESSSVTRLKGLGVKVSIGHRAANVDGSDVLVVSSAINEANPEIKAAREQRIPIVPRAEMLAELMRYRFSIAVAGTHGKTTTTSLIASLMAEAGLDPTFVIGGVLNNTGSNAQLGASDYLVVEADESDASFLHLLPMMTVITNVEPDHMEHYQGDVKAYYQAFTEFLQNLPFYGVALVCLDDPGVRELLPSVTRQVVTYGFADDADFRLEALTYSGLESRFTLHRKATEDSLELRLPMPGVHNALNASAAVAVCSELGVSVEAITRGLASFEGVGRRFSVLGNVTWEAGAALLVDDYGHHPTELRATINAARDAYPDQRLVMVFQPHRYSRTRDCYDEFVDVLSSVDGLVLLDVYAAGEEEIVGADSRSLARSIRQAGFVDPVLLSDNGQLAVRLSKFLIDGDVLIMQGAGNIGRLSKMLSETPSLEALI, via the coding sequence ATGCGACGCATTCAGCGTATCCACTTTGTTGGGATCGGTGGCTCAGGTATGAGTGGTATTGCCGAGGTGCTCGTGGGCCTTAACTACACCGTCTCCGGATCCGACATCGCTGAAAGCTCCTCTGTAACGCGGCTAAAGGGTCTGGGAGTCAAAGTTTCAATTGGTCACAGAGCGGCGAATGTCGATGGGTCAGACGTACTCGTGGTGTCATCTGCCATCAACGAGGCTAACCCTGAAATTAAAGCGGCCAGAGAGCAGCGTATACCGATCGTCCCTCGAGCTGAAATGCTGGCTGAGCTCATGCGCTATCGCTTTAGCATCGCAGTCGCTGGGACTCACGGTAAAACAACGACGACAAGTCTCATTGCATCGCTCATGGCAGAGGCGGGCTTGGACCCCACGTTTGTGATTGGCGGTGTCCTCAATAACACCGGGTCCAATGCTCAGCTGGGTGCCAGTGATTATTTAGTTGTGGAAGCGGACGAGAGCGACGCCTCCTTTCTCCACCTGTTGCCCATGATGACGGTGATTACCAACGTCGAACCCGATCACATGGAGCATTACCAAGGTGACGTAAAGGCGTACTACCAAGCGTTCACCGAGTTCCTGCAGAACTTGCCGTTTTACGGTGTGGCGTTGGTGTGTTTAGACGACCCGGGGGTCCGTGAGTTATTGCCGTCGGTAACGCGCCAGGTGGTCACCTACGGATTTGCGGATGATGCTGATTTTAGGCTTGAAGCACTGACTTACTCTGGGTTGGAAAGTCGTTTCACGCTGCACAGAAAAGCAACAGAGGACAGCCTTGAACTTCGGCTACCTATGCCCGGTGTTCACAACGCGCTAAATGCCTCTGCCGCTGTCGCGGTCTGTAGCGAACTAGGCGTGAGCGTTGAGGCGATTACCCGCGGTCTAGCCTCGTTTGAGGGTGTCGGTCGTCGCTTCTCTGTTTTGGGTAATGTGACATGGGAAGCTGGTGCTGCGCTTTTGGTTGACGACTATGGGCATCACCCCACTGAGCTTCGCGCAACAATTAACGCCGCTCGGGACGCTTACCCGGATCAGCGCTTGGTTATGGTTTTTCAGCCGCATCGATATAGCCGGACACGCGACTGTTACGACGAGTTTGTCGACGTGCTCTCTTCTGTGGACGGACTGGTTCTGCTCGATGTCTACGCCGCCGGCGAAGAGGAAATCGTCGGCGCGGATAGTCGATCTCTCGCCCGCAGTATACGCCAAGCCGGTTTTGTGGACCCGGTCTTACTCTCTGACAACGGACAGCTAGCTGTGCGTCTCTCTAAGTTCCTTATCGATGGAGACGTTTTAATCATGCAGGGAGCCGGCAATATCGGGCGCCTGTCAAAAATGCTGTCAGAGACACCTTCCTTGGAGGCCTTGATATGA
- the murG gene encoding undecaprenyldiphospho-muramoylpentapeptide beta-N-acetylglucosaminyltransferase, with protein sequence MTASAHSVMIMAGGTGGHVYPGLAVAQCLRAKGWDVSWIGTARGLEATVVPANKISLHTLKTLGLRGKGAISRVKGVASLLWACGQALVLLLRRRPSIVIGFGGYAAGPAGAVARLLGIPLLIHEQNAIAGTTNRVLARRAARVMAGFEGAFKTGIDVNVTGNPLRDGFCKVAHKDYPADSFDALRPLRIAILGGSQGALALNTGCPEAFAQLSSEELASIEVRHQCGSAHVEVTQQAWARIGVHQYDVLPFVEDMAALYGWADIAICRAGALTVSELAVTGTPSLLVPLPQAIDNHQMKNAEALQSAGGATIVAQKDLGSDVVPAFLSRVLADAPSLLRMSQSARDWSKPHATDDVVAIAEEVARG encoded by the coding sequence ATGACTGCCTCTGCGCACAGTGTGATGATCATGGCGGGTGGCACCGGCGGTCATGTCTATCCAGGTCTTGCCGTAGCGCAATGTCTGCGTGCGAAAGGCTGGGATGTTTCGTGGATAGGTACTGCGCGCGGCTTAGAAGCAACCGTTGTACCGGCGAATAAGATTTCCCTTCATACGCTCAAAACGCTTGGATTGCGCGGTAAGGGTGCGATCTCGAGGGTAAAAGGCGTTGCCTCGTTGCTATGGGCCTGCGGGCAAGCGCTTGTCCTGTTACTCCGTCGCCGCCCAAGCATAGTAATCGGTTTTGGTGGGTACGCCGCAGGACCTGCGGGTGCTGTAGCCCGTTTGCTGGGTATCCCGCTATTGATTCACGAACAAAACGCCATCGCGGGGACTACGAACCGCGTCCTTGCTCGCCGAGCCGCTCGCGTTATGGCGGGTTTTGAGGGGGCTTTTAAGACAGGTATCGATGTCAACGTGACCGGTAATCCGTTGCGCGATGGATTTTGCAAAGTAGCACACAAAGATTATCCAGCGGACTCGTTCGACGCGTTGCGCCCTCTTCGTATCGCCATACTTGGCGGTAGCCAGGGCGCCCTCGCGTTGAATACAGGCTGCCCAGAGGCGTTTGCGCAATTATCGAGCGAGGAATTAGCGTCTATTGAGGTAAGGCATCAGTGTGGGAGTGCGCATGTGGAGGTCACTCAACAAGCATGGGCGCGCATAGGCGTTCATCAGTATGACGTTTTACCCTTTGTAGAGGATATGGCGGCACTTTATGGTTGGGCCGATATTGCTATCTGCCGGGCCGGTGCGTTGACGGTGAGTGAGTTGGCTGTAACGGGGACCCCCAGTTTATTAGTGCCGCTTCCACAGGCGATCGATAACCACCAGATGAAAAATGCCGAGGCTCTGCAATCAGCCGGTGGGGCCACTATTGTTGCGCAAAAAGATTTGGGCAGTGACGTCGTGCCCGCATTCCTATCCCGGGTACTTGCCGACGCGCCGTCGTTGCTTCGGATGTCGCAGAGTGCCCGCGACTGGTCAAAGCCACATGCGACCGACGATGTTGTAGCGATTGCAGAGGAGGTGGCCCGTGGCTGA
- the ftsW gene encoding putative lipid II flippase FtsW produces the protein MATLPRENYAGATLFVLTLTLISIGLIAISSASISLSEAKFGDEWHHATRHLMYLGIGLTLGVVAYFIPVSIWHQTSPWFLMLALALLVVVLVPGVGRIVNGSQRWIPLGPLTFQPSEFAKFAVVLWLSGYMVRHGNELRTVLRGLLKPIAVLVIFAGLLLMEPDFGATVILLGTAFGMLFMAGARLINVLGLVSAALAILVGMILMAPYRMKRLMAYQDPWSDPFGSGFQLIQSLIAYGRGEWFGVGLGNSIQKLFYLPEAHTDFVFSIWAEETGLVGAVAVVVLFAAFVGRIVYIGYRFLEEKREFESYVCFGFALIFAGQAFVNMGVSSGLLPTKGLTLPFISYGGNSLFVSCMMVGVLLKLERSRPHRPQHAQARRKSA, from the coding sequence ATGGCGACCTTGCCTCGTGAAAACTACGCTGGAGCCACCCTCTTCGTATTGACGTTGACCCTAATTTCCATCGGACTTATTGCCATCTCCTCTGCGTCCATCAGTCTGTCGGAAGCAAAGTTCGGTGACGAGTGGCATCACGCGACGCGACATCTTATGTACTTGGGTATCGGCCTCACCCTGGGCGTTGTCGCGTACTTCATTCCTGTTTCCATTTGGCATCAAACCTCGCCCTGGTTCTTAATGCTGGCATTGGCCTTACTCGTGGTTGTTTTGGTGCCGGGCGTCGGGCGTATTGTAAACGGTAGTCAGCGCTGGATTCCTCTTGGGCCACTGACGTTCCAGCCCTCGGAGTTCGCAAAATTCGCGGTAGTCCTGTGGCTTTCGGGCTATATGGTGCGCCATGGCAATGAGCTTCGCACGGTCCTTCGGGGCCTCTTAAAGCCGATAGCGGTGCTAGTGATTTTTGCCGGCTTACTCCTGATGGAGCCTGATTTCGGTGCCACGGTGATCCTGCTAGGAACCGCTTTTGGCATGCTATTTATGGCAGGCGCTCGATTAATCAACGTCTTAGGGCTGGTCTCTGCGGCCCTCGCTATCCTGGTGGGAATGATTTTGATGGCACCCTACCGAATGAAGCGTTTGATGGCGTATCAGGACCCTTGGAGTGATCCCTTCGGTAGCGGTTTCCAACTCATTCAGTCGTTGATCGCCTATGGGCGTGGCGAGTGGTTTGGCGTGGGCTTGGGTAACAGTATTCAGAAGTTGTTTTACCTTCCCGAGGCCCACACCGACTTTGTCTTTTCAATCTGGGCGGAAGAGACGGGATTAGTCGGTGCTGTTGCGGTCGTTGTGCTCTTCGCCGCATTTGTGGGTCGAATTGTATACATCGGCTACCGCTTTCTCGAGGAGAAACGCGAGTTCGAATCCTATGTCTGCTTTGGTTTTGCACTCATCTTTGCAGGGCAGGCCTTCGTCAATATGGGCGTCAGTTCCGGCTTGCTTCCGACCAAAGGCCTTACGCTTCCGTTCATTAGTTACGGCGGTAACAGCTTATTCGTCAGCTGCATGATGGTAGGTGTATTACTCAAGCTCGAGCGCAGTCGCCCCCATCGGCCTCAACATGCGCAAGCTAGGAGGAAGTCCGCATGA
- the murD gene encoding UDP-N-acetylmuramoyl-L-alanine--D-glutamate ligase, producing MMPELISSSIRRGILGMGHTGRSVARFWAAQGIPFIAMDTRADVGDDLTLRRELVGIESHFGEISEAVLRQVDLLVVSPGIAMDSEVIGLAQSLNIEVRGDIDLFVSEAQAPVIGITGSNGKSSVTTFVGQLLTASGLTVSVGGNLGTPALDLLNDEVDVFVLELSSFQLERAGDLNLAVAAVLNLSPDHLDRHHTMPLYHLAKHRIFAGAQHVVANYRDALTQPVGKGDVPWTLWRDNEPDMQQLGLRDHEGAPWICFGFQPLCPLSDIPLVGHHNVNNVLAALAICHAMGLSYEKLIEGVKRLKGLPHRCELIAAKGGVRFVNDSKGTNVGATVAALEGLSAGQNIILIAGGEGKGQAFAPLTKAISRFVKHTVLIGRDAAAIDDVLEQAASRSFSDSMEAAVRAATQLAQPGDTVLLSPACASLDMYRDYRERGEAFTVAVQAVEEVS from the coding sequence ATGATGCCTGAGCTTATCTCCAGTTCGATTCGACGTGGCATTCTCGGTATGGGACATACCGGGCGTTCCGTTGCGCGTTTCTGGGCGGCACAGGGCATACCGTTTATCGCCATGGATACGCGCGCTGACGTCGGTGACGATCTCACATTACGTCGTGAGCTTGTGGGTATCGAATCGCATTTTGGCGAGATCAGCGAGGCCGTGCTCCGGCAGGTGGACCTCCTCGTGGTCTCACCGGGTATTGCGATGGATTCAGAGGTGATTGGTTTGGCCCAGTCGCTTAATATTGAGGTGCGCGGCGACATCGATTTGTTTGTAAGCGAAGCGCAGGCCCCCGTAATTGGCATTACGGGCTCCAATGGGAAGTCCTCGGTGACAACCTTTGTTGGCCAGTTGCTGACCGCGAGTGGTCTGACTGTTTCGGTGGGTGGGAACTTGGGAACTCCGGCTCTCGACCTGCTTAACGATGAGGTCGACGTCTTCGTCCTCGAGTTATCGTCTTTCCAGCTTGAGCGGGCGGGTGACTTAAATCTCGCTGTAGCTGCTGTGCTCAATCTTTCGCCAGATCATCTGGACCGCCATCACACGATGCCCTTGTATCACCTCGCAAAGCACCGAATCTTTGCGGGCGCTCAGCACGTGGTAGCGAATTATCGAGATGCCCTGACACAGCCTGTCGGTAAGGGCGATGTGCCTTGGACCCTTTGGCGGGACAACGAGCCCGATATGCAGCAGTTAGGGTTGCGCGACCACGAGGGTGCGCCTTGGATCTGTTTCGGTTTTCAGCCCCTTTGCCCATTGTCGGATATCCCCCTGGTTGGTCATCACAATGTAAACAACGTCTTGGCGGCCCTGGCGATTTGCCATGCAATGGGCTTGTCGTATGAAAAGTTGATTGAGGGCGTGAAAAGGCTCAAAGGCCTACCACACCGCTGTGAGTTGATCGCCGCCAAAGGCGGTGTTCGATTCGTCAACGACAGTAAAGGGACTAACGTTGGCGCCACCGTTGCGGCGCTAGAAGGACTGTCGGCCGGTCAGAACATTATTCTAATCGCGGGCGGTGAGGGTAAAGGTCAGGCCTTTGCCCCCCTAACGAAGGCGATATCGCGCTTTGTAAAACACACGGTGTTGATTGGGCGCGATGCAGCGGCGATCGACGATGTGCTTGAGCAAGCGGCGTCCCGCTCGTTTTCTGACAGCATGGAGGCCGCCGTTCGGGCCGCAACCCAGTTGGCACAGCCCGGTGACACTGTGTTGCTGTCACCCGCGTGTGCGAGCCTGGATATGTACCGAGATTATCGAGAGCGCGGTGAGGCCTTTACGGTCGCTGTGCAGGCTGTCGAGGAGGTGTCCTAA
- the mraY gene encoding phospho-N-acetylmuramoyl-pentapeptide-transferase: MLTWLAQQLATWESAFSVFQYITLRGILSAMTALVISTVVGPRMIRWLQEMQIGQAVRVDGPQSHLSKAGTPTMGGALIIVAIASGTLLWGDLSSKYLWVALLTTVLFGAIGWVDDYRKVVEKDSRGLPARWKYFWQSVVGLGAVSYLFATSTQVPELTLYLPFLKDFALLMGILFIPWAYLVVVGASNAVNLTDGLDGLAILPTVMVSVGLGMIAYVTGRVDFAAYLNIAYIAGAGEMVVFCGAIAGAGLGFLWFNTYPAMVFMGDVGALALGAALGIVAVIIRQELVLFIMGGVFVIETLSVIIQVASFKLRGKRVFKMAPIHHHFELSGWPEPRVIVRFWIITAMLVLFGLATLKLR, translated from the coding sequence GTGTTAACTTGGCTCGCACAACAGTTGGCGACGTGGGAATCTGCGTTCTCTGTTTTTCAATACATCACGTTGCGCGGTATCTTGTCGGCTATGACGGCCTTGGTGATCTCCACTGTGGTGGGTCCTCGAATGATTCGATGGCTTCAGGAGATGCAGATTGGTCAAGCTGTTCGTGTTGACGGTCCCCAATCCCATTTGAGTAAAGCCGGAACGCCTACGATGGGTGGCGCGCTCATCATTGTAGCCATTGCCTCTGGTACGTTGCTATGGGGCGACTTATCCAGCAAGTATCTCTGGGTCGCTTTGTTGACTACGGTCTTGTTTGGCGCGATCGGATGGGTTGACGACTACCGTAAGGTCGTTGAAAAAGACTCCCGCGGTTTACCCGCACGCTGGAAATATTTTTGGCAGTCAGTGGTCGGGCTCGGTGCGGTTAGCTACCTGTTTGCAACGTCAACCCAAGTCCCTGAATTGACCCTGTATCTCCCCTTTTTAAAGGACTTCGCTTTGTTGATGGGGATCCTTTTTATTCCCTGGGCCTATTTAGTGGTTGTGGGCGCGAGTAATGCGGTCAATTTGACCGATGGACTCGACGGACTCGCTATTTTGCCCACCGTTATGGTTTCGGTTGGTTTAGGCATGATTGCGTATGTCACCGGTCGTGTGGACTTTGCCGCCTACCTCAATATTGCCTATATCGCAGGTGCAGGTGAGATGGTCGTTTTCTGTGGTGCCATCGCAGGGGCGGGGCTGGGCTTTTTGTGGTTTAACACCTATCCAGCGATGGTCTTCATGGGCGATGTAGGTGCGCTCGCACTCGGTGCGGCACTTGGCATTGTCGCGGTCATTATCCGCCAGGAATTGGTGCTCTTTATCATGGGCGGTGTGTTTGTCATTGAAACGCTGTCGGTCATTATTCAGGTCGCCTCCTTTAAGCTACGCGGCAAGCGTGTCTTTAAGATGGCGCCCATTCATCATCACTTTGAACTCTCCGGTTGGCCTGAGCCTCGTGTCATTGTCCGTTTTTGGATCATTACTGCGATGCTCGTCCTGTTCGGATTGGCGACGTTGAAGTTGAGGTAG
- a CDS encoding UDP-N-acetylmuramoyl-tripeptide--D-alanyl-D-alanine ligase has protein sequence MRDLHLSHLAKSLGVDCQNGDAVLRGLAIDSRAVKPGDLFVAIVGDRVDGHDFIESALANGAVAVACARPIDTPVPSIQIADSNQVCASFGRLMRADFGGVVIGITGSAGKTTAKSFLESICSGAGSTVATSGNQNNELGVPLTLARLSENPEFAVVEMGASRKGDIAYLKSMAAPQIAVLLNALEAHVGRFGSLDTIVETKGEILDNLTEADTAVLNADQLHYASWRKRAAPAKIIAFGEDSSADVRLLDTVDHGLDGSDITVDMLGTRVALRLSIPGKAGVTNALAAMAAAAALDIDPDVIAQGIEALSPVEGRGNTIQLDRGIRLINDCYNASPSSVMAALDTLNKARPPRTAVLADMLELGDDGPRYHREVGKHLSNLGIERVIAVGELSAHIKDSCSVQALHFSDTNELLADCPDFLQDETILVKGSRGMQLDRFVTSMTSSLGDAKC, from the coding sequence ATGCGTGACCTTCATCTCTCTCATTTAGCCAAGAGTCTCGGTGTTGACTGCCAAAATGGGGATGCAGTCTTAAGAGGCCTTGCGATCGACAGCCGTGCAGTGAAGCCGGGAGACCTTTTCGTTGCGATTGTTGGAGACCGAGTCGATGGGCATGACTTCATTGAAAGTGCGTTAGCAAATGGCGCGGTCGCTGTTGCCTGCGCGCGACCGATCGACACCCCTGTGCCCTCTATTCAAATAGCCGATTCAAATCAGGTGTGCGCGAGCTTTGGCCGTCTGATGAGAGCGGACTTTGGTGGCGTAGTGATTGGGATCACCGGCAGCGCCGGCAAGACCACCGCAAAGTCGTTCCTTGAGTCTATTTGCTCTGGTGCGGGCTCAACGGTTGCGACCTCGGGCAACCAGAATAACGAGCTTGGTGTTCCTTTGACCCTGGCAAGGCTTTCAGAGAATCCCGAGTTTGCAGTCGTTGAAATGGGTGCATCGCGAAAAGGTGACATTGCTTACTTAAAGTCGATGGCCGCGCCGCAGATCGCGGTGCTTCTCAATGCACTTGAGGCTCATGTGGGTCGTTTCGGCAGTTTGGATACGATTGTCGAGACGAAAGGCGAGATTCTAGACAATCTCACTGAGGCTGATACCGCGGTACTGAATGCAGATCAGTTGCACTACGCTTCTTGGCGAAAGCGCGCTGCGCCGGCAAAGATTATCGCGTTTGGTGAAGACAGCTCGGCGGATGTTCGACTTCTAGACACGGTAGATCACGGGCTGGATGGATCGGATATCACGGTCGATATGTTGGGTACCCGCGTTGCTTTGCGCCTCTCGATTCCGGGAAAGGCGGGTGTGACTAATGCACTTGCTGCTATGGCAGCCGCTGCCGCGCTAGACATCGACCCAGACGTCATTGCTCAGGGTATCGAGGCCTTATCGCCGGTAGAGGGGAGAGGGAATACCATTCAGCTCGATAGGGGCATCCGCCTTATTAACGACTGTTACAACGCAAGTCCGTCAAGCGTAATGGCAGCACTCGATACACTCAATAAGGCTCGCCCACCGCGCACAGCCGTGTTAGCCGACATGCTGGAGCTTGGCGATGACGGACCTCGCTACCACCGCGAGGTGGGCAAGCATCTCTCGAATTTGGGTATCGAGCGCGTTATCGCCGTAGGTGAGCTGTCAGCTCATATTAAAGACAGCTGTAGCGTTCAAGCCCTGCATTTTTCCGACACCAATGAATTATTAGCTGACTGCCCTGACTTCCTTCAAGACGAGACGATTCTGGTCAAAGGGTCTCGCGGGATGCAGCTAGATCGGTTTGTGACTTCAATGACATCATCTTTGGGAGATGCGAAGTGTTAA
- a CDS encoding UDP-N-acetylmuramoyl-L-alanyl-D-glutamate--2,6-diaminopimelate ligase, translated as MSLSELACGLADIPSSLAAAPICDITLDSRQVTNGAGFIAIQGAQTDGRRFIPDALERGAAVVLAEPFEAVDLGPRVVTVPDLKSHLGELAKRFYANPSAQLALLAVTGTNGKTSISDYIGQLLRLLGESAGTIGTLGARLRSGEAVESQNTTPDVISLNRQLADWVDQGVRFVALEASSHALEQSRMDGLTVHTAVFSNLTRDHLDYHGNLDSYRQAKLRLFTDFTPDRVIYNADDPSTQGAREASANPALGVSLVNASGDVYVKVLDETPTGLRFQIHSPYGTAQIDSALHGRFNAFNVAVAVIAVTGLGFAFTQVANAAEHLLPVDGRMQEVKGGGDLRVVVDYAHTPDALASALGALKPSCAGMLWVVFGCGGDRDVGKRSEMGKIATSLADQLIVTNDNPRSEAPDAIANDILRGVGTSACRVELDRSEAIRYAVLNAQPGDTVLVAGKGHESYQLVGDKKLDFSDVDCAAQALREREVAYA; from the coding sequence ATGTCACTATCTGAGCTGGCTTGTGGATTGGCGGATATCCCGTCCTCGTTGGCGGCAGCGCCTATATGCGATATCACACTGGATAGTCGTCAAGTTACTAATGGTGCGGGTTTTATTGCCATCCAGGGCGCTCAAACTGACGGGCGGCGATTTATTCCCGATGCACTCGAGAGAGGCGCTGCCGTGGTCCTCGCAGAGCCGTTTGAGGCAGTTGACCTCGGACCCCGTGTGGTGACGGTGCCCGATCTAAAATCGCATCTTGGTGAGTTAGCAAAGCGCTTTTACGCCAATCCTTCAGCCCAGTTGGCGCTACTGGCCGTAACAGGTACGAATGGAAAAACCAGTATCAGCGACTACATAGGACAGTTACTTCGCCTTCTTGGGGAGTCGGCTGGCACGATTGGGACGCTGGGTGCGCGCCTTCGCTCGGGCGAGGCTGTAGAGAGTCAGAATACAACGCCAGATGTAATCTCACTCAATAGACAGCTCGCTGATTGGGTGGATCAGGGTGTCCGGTTCGTAGCGCTAGAGGCGTCGAGTCATGCGCTAGAGCAAAGCCGAATGGATGGCCTGACTGTTCATACAGCGGTCTTTAGTAATTTGACCCGAGACCACCTCGATTATCACGGTAATCTCGACAGTTATCGACAGGCAAAGCTCCGCCTCTTTACTGATTTCACTCCAGATCGTGTGATTTACAACGCGGATGATCCTTCAACCCAGGGCGCACGAGAGGCTTCTGCAAATCCGGCGCTTGGGGTGTCGCTGGTGAATGCCAGCGGCGACGTTTATGTCAAAGTGCTCGACGAGACACCGACAGGTTTGCGGTTTCAGATTCATTCTCCCTACGGCACCGCACAGATCGATTCGGCGCTCCATGGTCGGTTTAATGCATTCAATGTTGCGGTCGCTGTCATTGCTGTTACCGGTCTTGGATTCGCTTTCACGCAAGTGGCGAATGCAGCGGAGCATCTGCTACCTGTTGATGGTCGGATGCAAGAGGTCAAAGGTGGTGGTGATCTTCGGGTCGTCGTTGACTACGCCCACACCCCTGATGCGCTCGCCAGTGCGCTCGGGGCGCTAAAGCCATCGTGCGCAGGCATGCTTTGGGTCGTATTTGGTTGTGGTGGTGATCGTGATGTAGGTAAGCGCTCTGAGATGGGGAAAATCGCAACGTCATTGGCGGATCAGCTCATCGTCACCAATGACAACCCCAGATCTGAGGCGCCCGATGCCATAGCCAACGACATACTGCGGGGTGTCGGCACGTCCGCATGTCGTGTTGAGCTCGATCGAAGTGAGGCCATTCGGTATGCGGTCCTCAACGCGCAACCGGGAGACACGGTGCTCGTCGCTGGTAAAGGACATGAGAGCTATCAGTTGGTTGGGGACAAGAAGCTCGATTTTTCTGATGTCGACTGCGCGGCGCAGGCTCTGCGAGAACGTGAGGTGGCCTATGCGTGA